A single region of the Cryptococcus decagattii chromosome 4, complete sequence genome encodes:
- a CDS encoding H/ACA ribonucleoprotein complex subunit 1 — translation MSGRGFSRGGGGGGFRGGARGGRGGGRGGFQQRDMGPPDTVLEIGSFQHDVESEMLCSLTAPTKIPYFNAPIYLQNKTQIGKVDEILGPINEVYFTVKMEQGMLASSFKKEDKVYISGEKLLPIERFLPKPKVAGGKERGAQAGRGGPRGRGGAGGRGGRGGFSARGGPGGRGGARGGAGGRGGFSSRGGGAPRGRGGFRGRGQ, via the exons ATGAGCGGACGAGGTTTCTCTAGAggcggcggtggtggtggattCAGGGGCGGAGCTCGAG GAGGACGAGGTGGTGGTCGAGGTGGTTTTCAACAAAGGGATATGGGCCCTCCCGACACTGTCCTCG AAATCGGCTCTTTCCAACATGACGTCGAATCCGAGATGCTCTGTTCGCTCACCGCACCCACAAAAATTCCCTACTTTAACGCCCCCATCTATCTCCAAAACAAGACCCAGATTGGCAAGGTTGACGAGATTCTCGGTCCCATCAACGAAGTATACTTTACCGTCAAGATGGAGCAAGGAATGTTGGCGAGCAGTTTCAAGAAGGAGGACAAAGTGTACATCTCTGGGGAGAAGTTGTTGCCGATCGAGAGGTTCTTGCCAAAGCCCAAGGTTGCGGGTGGTAAGG AGCGAGGTGCCCAAGCAGGTCGTGGTGGTCCCCGAGGTCGAGGCGGTGCCGGTGGTCGTGGCGGACGAGGTGGATTCAGTGCACGAGGCGGCCCTGGTGGACGAGGAGGTGCTAGGGGTGGTGCCGGTGGACGAGGCGGTTTCAGCTCTCGAGGTGGTGGTGCGCCCAGGGGTAGGGGAGGTTTCaggggaagaggacaaTAA